From one Ignavibacteria bacterium genomic stretch:
- a CDS encoding TonB family protein: MRSRNDINTASIQFQWNPNTFRGFVAALIFFAVLMVFSMCTKVSAPEPYATRPSYGLVEVRFGDGDGTGARKGNLSREGQARKGPDGNPLEDAQAAASAKNPRTVEDPMASASHRTVAELGKKGTASDVANSGDADRGAKDGATDGTGLGWAGSGPGKGLGLGDIDWGGGGNRTVLKKELPRFPAGTLNTEVKLRFRVRPDGTVSWVMPLRRGGNPAVDNAAITAMYKWRFNPLSTDTEMEGTITFVFKNR; encoded by the coding sequence GTGAGATCACGCAACGATATCAATACCGCAAGCATCCAGTTTCAGTGGAATCCGAATACCTTTCGCGGTTTCGTTGCTGCTCTTATTTTTTTTGCAGTTCTCATGGTGTTTTCGATGTGCACCAAGGTTTCGGCACCCGAACCGTACGCAACGCGGCCATCCTATGGACTCGTAGAGGTCCGCTTTGGTGATGGCGACGGTACCGGAGCACGAAAAGGGAATCTCTCCAGAGAGGGGCAGGCAAGGAAGGGCCCGGATGGCAATCCGCTTGAAGATGCCCAGGCAGCGGCCTCCGCAAAAAATCCGCGAACAGTAGAAGACCCCATGGCGTCAGCCTCGCATCGTACCGTAGCCGAACTGGGAAAAAAAGGTACGGCTTCCGATGTAGCCAATAGCGGTGATGCTGACCGTGGTGCTAAGGATGGAGCAACTGACGGTACCGGCCTTGGCTGGGCAGGAAGCGGCCCGGGAAAGGGGCTCGGGTTGGGCGACATTGACTGGGGAGGTGGAGGTAACCGGACGGTGTTGAAGAAGGAATTGCCACGATTTCCCGCCGGAACATTAAATACTGAAGTTAAATTGCGGTTCAGAGTGCGTCCAGACGGTACGGTTAGTTGGGTGATGCCACTTCGGCGGGGAGGTAATCCGGCTGTTGATAATGCCGCAATAACAGCCATGTACAAATGGAGATTTAATCCGCTGTCAACCGACACTGAGATGGAAGGTACAATTACATTCGTGTTTAAAAACCGCTGA